ATCAGCCTTTCCGACAAAACCGGCGCAGTCGAATTTGCCCGCGCCCTCGCCGCAAAAGGCGTGGAAATCCTCTCCACCGGCGGCACGTCCAAGCTCTTGGCCGACGCTGGCATCCCCGTGATCGAAGTCGCCGACTACACCGGTTTCCCCGAAATGCTCGACGGCCGCGTGAAAACGCTGCACCCGAAAATTCACGGCGGCATCCTCGGCCGGCGCGATTTGGAAGCGCACACCGCCAAAATGGCCGAACACGGCATCGGCAACATCGATTTGGTCGCCGTAAACCTCTACCCCTTCGCCGCCACCATCGCCAAACCCGGCTGCACCCTCGAAGACGCGATTGAAAACATCGACATCGGCGGCCCGACGATGGTGCGCTCCGCCGCGAAAAACTGGAAACACGTCGCCATCGTTACCGACAACGCCGATTTCGCCGCCATCATCGCCGAGCTGGAACATTCAGACGGCCTTTCCGACAAAACCCGCTTCAATCTCGCCCGCAAAGCGTTCAGCCACACCGCCCAATACGACGGCATGATTTCCAACTACCTCACTTCGCTTTCAGACGACGTGTTGGCAGGCGAACCGCAAATCGGCGAATTTCCGCAGCAGTTCAACCAAAGCTGGCTCAAAGTGCAGGAAATGCGCTACGGCGAAAACCCGCACCAGCGCGCCGCGTTCTACCGCGACCTTGCCCCCTTTGCCGGCAGCCTTTCCAGCTATAAACAGTTGCAGGGCAAAGAATTGTCGTACAACAACATCACCGATGCCGATGCCGCTTGGGAAATGGTCAAATCGTTCGACGCGCCCGCCTGCGTGATTGTGAAACACGCCAACCCCTGCGGCGCGGCCGTGGCCGACAACACGCTCAACGCCTACCGCCTCGCCTACGCCACCGACACCACCAGCGCGTTCGGCGGCATTATCGCGTTCAACCGCGAAGTGGACGGCGCAACCGCTAAACAGATTACCGACAATCAGTTTATGGAAGTGCTGATCGCGCCCAAATTCACCGCCGAAGCCCTCGAAATCACCGCCGCCAAGAAAAACGTGCGCGTGCTGGAAATCCCGCTCGGCGACGGCGCGAACCGGTTCGAACTCAAACGCGTCGGCGGCGGCCTGTTGGTGCAAACGCCCGACATCCACCGCATCCGCCGCGAAGATTTGAAAGTCGTCTCCAAACGGCAGCCCACCGAGCAGGAATGGCATGATTTGCTGTTCGTGTGGAACGTGGCCAAATTCGTCAAATCCAATGCCGTCGTGTTCGGCAAAGGCGGCCAAACCTACGGCATCGGCGCAGGCCAGATGAGCCGCGTGGACAGCACCCGCATCGCCGCCCGCAAAGCGCAGGACGCGGGCTTGGATTTACACGGCGCGTGTGCCGCGTCGGACGCATTCTTCCCCTTCCGCGACGGCGTGGACGTAATCGCCGATCAGGGCATCAAGGCCGTGATCCACCCCGCCGGCTCGGTGCGCGACGAAGAAGTGTTCGCCGCAGCGGACGAGCACGGCATGGCGATGGTGGTAACCGGCGTGCGCCATTTCCGCCATTGATTTAAAAAGGCAAGAGGCCGTCTGAAAACCGCGTTTTCAGACGGCCTCCGCACAGCAAAACCGCAACTGCCGCCCGTGCCGGCGCAAAGGCCGTCTGAAAAAATTGCCCCTGCCGCAGCAACTATTTAGAATGCGCAACTTTCCACCGCGAGCCGCCGCCATGCCCCAGCCCTTCATCGAAATGAACAACGTCGCCTTCGCCTACGGCGACCGCCCGATACTGAACGGTGTCAGCTTCGCCGTCGAACGGGGCAGCTTCGCCGCCGTGATGGGCGGCTCGGGCAGCGGCAAAACCACCCTCATGCGCCTGATTACCGGCCAAATCCGCCCGCAAAGCGGCCAAGTGCTGATCGAAGGCCGCAACCTCGCCCGCTTCACATCCGCCGAACTCTACGAACACCGCCGCCGCATGGGCGTTTTGTTCCAGCACGGCGCGCTGTTCACCGACCTTTCCGTGTACGACAACATCGCCTTCCCGATGCGCGAGCTGACCGACCTGCCCGAAGCCGTCATCCGCGATCTGGTGCTGCTCAAACTCAACGCCGTCGGCCTGCGCGGCGTGGAAAACATGATGCCCGCCGAACTCTCCGGCGGCATGGCGCGCCGCGCCGCCCTCGCCCGCACCATCGCGCTCGACCCCGAAATCATGCTCTACGACGAGCCGTTTACCGGCCTCGACCCGATTTCGCTGGGCGTCATCGCCCATCTCATCAGCCGCACCAACAAAGCCCTGCGCTCTACCAGCATTATGGTTACCCACGACATCGAAAAATCGCTGCAAATCGTCGACCAAGTGATTTTTCTGGCGCACGGCGAAATCATGTTTTCCGGCACGCCGCAACAAATGCGCGAACTCGATTCGCCGTGGGTGAAACAATTTGTCGGCGGCGAGGCCGACGGCCCCGTCGCCTTCCGCTATCCCGCGCCGACCACCTTGCAGGACGACCTGCTGAACACAGGGAAAACCAAATGAACTACACCGAATACGCCGCCGCAACGGAAAACCGCCTCGGCCTGCCCCTGCCTGCCACCTACAAACGCATGGTTTCAGACGGCCTTTTGCCCGATCTGTGCGCCGTCGGCTTCGAGTTTGAAATACCCGATGCCGACACCCTGGTCGAATATTACGGAGAGTTTGCCGACCCCGACAGCCTGCTGCCGCTGAAAGCGCAATACCTGAACAGCGTCGCCCCCTTCGCCGGTGCGGGCAACGGCGACGTTTACGTTTTCTACTACGAAAACGGCGCGGCCGAACCGCTGGTTGCCCGCCTGGTGCACGACGACGACTTCTGCGAAATCCTGGCAAAAAACTTCGACGATTTTGTCTTCCGCAAGCTGCTGTCCGCCGCCAACGAATGCTACGAAACCGACAGCGAAGACTACCGCGCCGAGCTGCTGGCGCAGCTGGAAACCCACCGCCCCTACCTCACACCCGAACGCGCCGCCGCGCTGGCCGAAACCTACCGCCGCCCGTTTTCCCGCGACCAATGGGACGACCCCTACATTCTGGAAGAAGACGAATTGAACGCCCTGCTGCAACGCCACGCCCCGTTTGCGCGTTACGACGAAGAATGGGATGCGATCGAATGGGGCGACTGAGTTTTCAGACGGCCTGAAACTGTTTGAGGCCGTCTGAAAGCCTTTCGCGCCGCACAGGTTCAATCCATGACAAAAAAACACGCCGCCTTTATCCTGCTTGCCGCCGCCGACCTGGCCGCGCTCGCCGCCGCGCTGTGGCAGTATGCCGACGCAGGCGCGTTTCTTTATACCTTTCTGGCGGAACGCACGCTGGATGCGGCGGCGGATTTTTCCTTCGGCGACCCCGCCTTCGGCCTGCTGTTTCTCGCCGCGCCGCTGTCCGCCCTGCTGCTTTACGTTTTGCTGCCCGTGTCGGCCTACGGTTTTATCCGCCGCCGCCGCTGGGTAAAATGGGCGGTGCTGGCGCAACTGCCGCTGCGGCTTGCGGATTTTTCGCCCTCCGTGCCCTATCTCGAAACCGCCGCCGCCGAAAAAATTTCCGCCCTGCTGCCGCCGATATGGCAGGCCCGCGCCCTCATCGCCCTGCTGCTGGCGGCAGAGCTGGGCAAAGCCCTGTGGGTGTGGTTTCTCACCCGCAAAACACGTTTTCAGACGGCCTCAAAAGCCTGAAAGGCCGTCTGAAACCCTTTTTTTGAAACCCGCAAAACTATGGACTTCATTCAAACCGTCGGCGCGAAAACGCTGGCCTTCATCCGCTCGATCGGCAGCGTCTGCCTGTTTTTCGCGCAGATACTCGCCCACTCCGGCACATCGCTGCTGCGCCTGCGGCTTTCCGTGCGGCAGGTGTATTTTGCCGGCGTGCTCTCGGTGCTGATTATCGCCGTGTCCGGCCTGTTTGTCGGCATGGTGCTGGGCTTGCAGGGCTACACCCAGCTGGCCAAATTCAAATCGGCCGACATTCTGGGCTATATGGTGGCCGCCTCGCTGCTGCGCGAACTCGGCCCCGTCTTGGCGGCGATTCTGTTTGCCAGCAGCGCGGGCGGCGCGATGACCAGCGAAATCGGCCTGATGAAAACCACCGAACAGCTCGAAGCGATGAACGTGATGGCGGTCAACCCCGTCGCCCGCGTCGTCGCCCCGCGCTTTTGGGCGGGCGTGTTTTCCATGCCGCTTCTGGCCTCGATTTTCAACGTGGCCGGCATCTACGGCGCGTATCTCGTCGGCGTCGAGTGGCTCGGGCTGGACGGCGGTATTTTCTGGTCGCAGATGCAGAACAACATCGCCTTCGGCTACGACGTGCTCAACGGCCTGATCAAATCCGCCTGCTTCGGCGTGGCCGTTACCCTGATTGCCGTGCACCAGGGCTTCCACTGCGTGCCCACCTCCGAAGGCATCCTGCGCGCCAGCACCCGCACCGTCGTCTCCTCCGCGCTCACCGTGCTGGCCGTCGATTTCATCCTCACCGCATTTATGTTCACCGGATAACAACTATGAAACGGAATATCTTGGAATTTTGGGTCGGACTCTTCGTCCTCGCCGGCGCGGCCGCGCTGGGCTTTCTCTCGCTGCGCGTGGCCGGCGGCGGCGGTTTCGGCGGCGGCGCGTCGCAGGGCTACACCGTGTATGCCGAATTTTCCGACATCGGCGGCCTGAAAACCCAGGCACCCATCAAAGCCTCCGGCGTGCTGGTCGGCCGCGTGCAGAGCATCACCCTCGACCCGCAGACCTACCGCGCCAAAGTCGCCCTGCAACTGGACAAACAGTACCAGTTCAGCAGCGACGTTTCCGCGCAAATCCTCACCTCCGGCCTTTTGGGCGAACAATACATCGGCCTGATGCAGGGCGGCGACCCCGAAAACCTCGCCCCCGGCGACACCATCACCCTCACCAGCTCCGCGCTGGTGCTGGAAAACCTCATCGGCAAATTCATGACCAACTTTGCCGAAGGCAACGCCAAGCCCTCGGAAAAAACCGCAAGCGGCGAAGAATAATCCCGCAAACCGCAAACACGTAACAAGAAAAGAGAAAACACATATGAAAACAACCTTCTACATAGCAGCCATCATCGCCTTCGCCGCCACCGGCAGCGCGTACGCCACCCCGCAGCAGGCCGTCGGCCAAGTGCGCGAAAACGCCGCGCAGGTTTTGAACATCCTGAAAAAAGCCAACGGCAGCAACGACGCCGCCGTGCGCAAAGAAGCCGAAAACTACGCCCTGCCCTACTTCGACTTCCAGCGCATGACCGCCCAGGCCGTCGGCCGCCCGTGGGCGCAGGCCACAGCCGAGCAGAAACAGGCGCTCACCCGCGAATTCCAGGCCCTGCTCATCCGCACCTACTCCGGCACCATGCTCAAATTCAAAAACTCCGCCGTCGATGTCAAAGGCAACCCCCTTGTCAACAAAGGCGGCAAAGAAATCGTCGTGCGCGCCGAAATCAGCAGCCAAAGCGGTGGCAAACCCGTCAACATGGACTTCACCGTCTACCAAAGCGGCGGCAAATACCGCGTGTACAACGTGGCCGTCGAAGGCGCGAGCCTCGTTACCGTCTACCGCAACCAGTTTGGCGAAACCATCAAAAACAAAGGCTTCGACGGCCTGATCCAAGACCTCAAAAGCAAAAACGGCGGCAGATAAACCATGAACTGCGAACTTCGCGACGGCGTGCTCCACCTCTCCGGCGACATCACCGTCAAAACCGTGCAGCCGGCCGCCTACCACCGCTTCTGCCAACTGTGCCGCCAAAACGCCGCCGCGCTCGACCTCTCCGCCGTCGGCCGCGCCGACTCCGCCTGCCTCTCCCTGCTCCTGGCCGCCCTGCGCGCCAACAGCGGCATCGCCCTGCGCAGCCTCCCCCCCGCCGTGTCCGCACTGGCCGAACTCTACGAAGTCCGAGAATGGATGCCCCTATGAACACCCGCCCCGCCATCACCGCCGCCGCCCTCGCCCTTCTGCTGGCAGCCGCCCCCGCCTCCGCCGCCCCGCAGGAAGACGCGCCGCAAAACGGCAACGCCGCCGATGCCGCACCCGCCCTGCCCGCAACCGCCCCCGTGCGCGACCGCTACGAACGCTACAACCGCTTCATGTTCAAAGTGAACGACAAAGCCGAC
The window above is part of the Neisseria bacilliformis genome. Proteins encoded here:
- the purH gene encoding bifunctional phosphoribosylaminoimidazolecarboxamide formyltransferase/IMP cyclohydrolase; translated protein: MSTQKIQRALISLSDKTGAVEFARALAAKGVEILSTGGTSKLLADAGIPVIEVADYTGFPEMLDGRVKTLHPKIHGGILGRRDLEAHTAKMAEHGIGNIDLVAVNLYPFAATIAKPGCTLEDAIENIDIGGPTMVRSAAKNWKHVAIVTDNADFAAIIAELEHSDGLSDKTRFNLARKAFSHTAQYDGMISNYLTSLSDDVLAGEPQIGEFPQQFNQSWLKVQEMRYGENPHQRAAFYRDLAPFAGSLSSYKQLQGKELSYNNITDADAAWEMVKSFDAPACVIVKHANPCGAAVADNTLNAYRLAYATDTTSAFGGIIAFNREVDGATAKQITDNQFMEVLIAPKFTAEALEITAAKKNVRVLEIPLGDGANRFELKRVGGGLLVQTPDIHRIRREDLKVVSKRQPTEQEWHDLLFVWNVAKFVKSNAVVFGKGGQTYGIGAGQMSRVDSTRIAARKAQDAGLDLHGACAASDAFFPFRDGVDVIADQGIKAVIHPAGSVRDEEVFAAADEHGMAMVVTGVRHFRH
- a CDS encoding ABC transporter ATP-binding protein, giving the protein MPQPFIEMNNVAFAYGDRPILNGVSFAVERGSFAAVMGGSGSGKTTLMRLITGQIRPQSGQVLIEGRNLARFTSAELYEHRRRMGVLFQHGALFTDLSVYDNIAFPMRELTDLPEAVIRDLVLLKLNAVGLRGVENMMPAELSGGMARRAALARTIALDPEIMLYDEPFTGLDPISLGVIAHLISRTNKALRSTSIMVTHDIEKSLQIVDQVIFLAHGEIMFSGTPQQMRELDSPWVKQFVGGEADGPVAFRYPAPTTLQDDLLNTGKTK
- a CDS encoding SMI1/KNR4 family protein; protein product: MNYTEYAAATENRLGLPLPATYKRMVSDGLLPDLCAVGFEFEIPDADTLVEYYGEFADPDSLLPLKAQYLNSVAPFAGAGNGDVYVFYYENGAAEPLVARLVHDDDFCEILAKNFDDFVFRKLLSAANECYETDSEDYRAELLAQLETHRPYLTPERAAALAETYRRPFSRDQWDDPYILEEDELNALLQRHAPFARYDEEWDAIEWGD
- the mlaE gene encoding lipid asymmetry maintenance ABC transporter permease subunit MlaE, which produces MDFIQTVGAKTLAFIRSIGSVCLFFAQILAHSGTSLLRLRLSVRQVYFAGVLSVLIIAVSGLFVGMVLGLQGYTQLAKFKSADILGYMVAASLLRELGPVLAAILFASSAGGAMTSEIGLMKTTEQLEAMNVMAVNPVARVVAPRFWAGVFSMPLLASIFNVAGIYGAYLVGVEWLGLDGGIFWSQMQNNIAFGYDVLNGLIKSACFGVAVTLIAVHQGFHCVPTSEGILRASTRTVVSSALTVLAVDFILTAFMFTG
- the mlaD gene encoding outer membrane lipid asymmetry maintenance protein MlaD translates to MKRNILEFWVGLFVLAGAAALGFLSLRVAGGGGFGGGASQGYTVYAEFSDIGGLKTQAPIKASGVLVGRVQSITLDPQTYRAKVALQLDKQYQFSSDVSAQILTSGLLGEQYIGLMQGGDPENLAPGDTITLTSSALVLENLIGKFMTNFAEGNAKPSEKTASGEE
- a CDS encoding MlaC/ttg2D family ABC transporter substrate-binding protein, which gives rise to MKTTFYIAAIIAFAATGSAYATPQQAVGQVRENAAQVLNILKKANGSNDAAVRKEAENYALPYFDFQRMTAQAVGRPWAQATAEQKQALTREFQALLIRTYSGTMLKFKNSAVDVKGNPLVNKGGKEIVVRAEISSQSGGKPVNMDFTVYQSGGKYRVYNVAVEGASLVTVYRNQFGETIKNKGFDGLIQDLKSKNGGR
- a CDS encoding STAS domain-containing protein, encoding MNCELRDGVLHLSGDITVKTVQPAAYHRFCQLCRQNAAALDLSAVGRADSACLSLLLAALRANSGIALRSLPPAVSALAELYEVREWMPL